CGACGTCGCCACAGATCACCCGGTCCATCGGGACCGGCTTCTCCATGTCGGACTTGACCTCGGTGATCGCGGTGAGTTGGTCCACGGTTTCGGTGAAGCCGAACGCGTCCTCCATCTCGGCCTGCCACGGGGTGTCCGGGCCGAACGCGTGACCGGCGGTGGCCTGCCGCTTCGCGTACAGCGCCACCAGCTCACCGGCGATCTCCCGAACCGCTTTGCGCGCTTTGGTTTTGGTGTTCGTCCAGTCGCTGCCGCCCAGCTTGCTCAGCGACGGCGCCTGCCCGCCGACATACCTGGACAGCTGGTCGAGCGAATCCATCGGCACGTACAGCTTGTCCGACCCGCCGCCCCGCTTGCTCGATGCGTACTCGAGCACCAGGTACTCCCGACGCGCTCCGCCGACCGTGCGTTCGGTCATCTCCACGAAGCGGCCGATGCCGTGCTGGTCGTGCACCACCAGGTCGCCCGCGGTCAGCGCCAGCGGGTCGACGGTGTTGCGGCGTTTGGCGGCAAGGCGTTTGCCGTCGGTAACGGTCATCCGGTTGCCGGTCAGGTCGGTCTCGGTGACGACCACGAGGCCACCGTCCGGGAACACCACCCCGTCGTGCAACGGCCCCTTGAGTACGCCGACGACGCCCGGCGTGGGCTCGGCTCCGGGATCCAACATCGTTGCGGGGGTGTCGGATTCGGCCAGCTGCTCAACGACGCGGTGCGCGGTCCCGGCGCCAGGAGCGACAACCGCCGCGGCCCCGCCGGTAGCCACGTGGGCGCGCAGCATCGCGAAGACCTCGTCGATGTCGCGCTGCCGGCCGCGCGCCGACGGCGCGGCGCGGATGTCGAGTTCGATCGCCGACTCGTCGGAAAGCTGCGAGAGCGTCCACCACGGGTGGCCCGCCGCGCGTGCGGCGTCGTGCACCTCGTCGAGTTCGCGGAACCCCGAGCCGCCGAGCTGCTCGACGTCGATCGGCGAATCGCCGCCCACCGCCGCCACCGACCAGGACGCGTCGAGGAACTCCCGGCCGGTCTTGATCAGGTCGGCCGCGCGGGTGCGGACCTTCTCCGGGTCGCAGACCAGCACGGGCGTGCCCTCGGCCAACTGATCGGTGAGCAAGGTCACGTGGTCGGGACTCAGCACCGAGAGCAGCGCCTCCATGCCGTCGACGGGGATACCCTCGGCGAGCTTGGCCAGCATGTCGCCGACGCCGCCGGTCACGCCGTGTTCGGCGGGCGGCTGTTGACGCGACAGCTCGGCCGCCCGGGCCCGAACGCCGTCGGTGAGCAGCAGCTCGCGGCAGGCGACCGCGACCACCGTGTCGACGTCGATCTCGGGAATCGACCGCTGGTCGGCGACGGAGAACATCCGCATCTCGCTGACCTCGTCGCCCCAGAACTCCACCCGCACGGGATGCTCGGCGGTCGGTGGAAAGACGTCGAGAATCCCGCCCCGGACCGCGAATTCGCCGCGCTTGCCGACCATGTCGACCCGGGTGTAAGCCAGCTCGACCAGCCGGGTGATGACGTCCTCGAACGCCGCCTCGTCGCCGACGGCCAGGGTCAGCGGCTCGGCCAGTCCCAGCCGCGACGCCATCGGCTGCAGCAGCGACCGGACCGCGGTGACCACCACCTGCAGCGGCGGGCCCAGCTGCGCGTCCTGCGGGTGAGCGAGCCTGCGCAGCAGCATCATCCGTGCGCCGACGGTGTCGACGCCGGGCGACAGCCGCTCGTGCGGCAGCGTCTCCCAGGACGGGAACATCGCGACGGCGTCGCCGAGGACGCCGCGCAACTCGGCCGACAGATCGTCGGCCTCCCGCCCGGTCGCGGTGACGACGAGCAACGGTCCCTGACGGGCCAGTGCGCAGCCGACGAACAGCCGAGCGCTGGCAGGACCGACCAGTGCCATGTCCTTGGGGCGGTCGGCCGCCAGGTCGATCAGTCGTTGCAGCGTGGGCGCGCGGAGCGCCATCTCCACCAGGCCCGCAATCGGGGTATCGGTGGTTATGGTTCCCCCTGCGGTCATGATGGACCCATTCTATGGGTGCCCGGCGTCGTCGTTTTCTGGCCGATCGCTGTCAAGGGTCCGCAGCGCCATGGGATTTGGGGACGGGGCGTACCAGCTACTCCTCGGCCAGGTGCGGGTCCGCTTCCAAATGGGTCAGGCCGTTCCACACCAGGTTGACCAGATGGGCGGCAACGACTTCCTTCTTCGGCTCCCGGGTGTCCAGCCACCACTGAGCGGTCATCGACACCGATCCGACCAGCGCCTGCGCGTACAGCGGGGCCAGGTCGGAGTCCAGCCCGCGGCGCGCGAAGTCGCCGGCCAGGATCGAGCTG
The sequence above is a segment of the Candidatus Mycobacterium wuenschmannii genome. Coding sequences within it:
- the mfd gene encoding transcription-repair coupling factor yields the protein MTAGGTITTDTPIAGLVEMALRAPTLQRLIDLAADRPKDMALVGPASARLFVGCALARQGPLLVVTATGREADDLSAELRGVLGDAVAMFPSWETLPHERLSPGVDTVGARMMLLRRLAHPQDAQLGPPLQVVVTAVRSLLQPMASRLGLAEPLTLAVGDEAAFEDVITRLVELAYTRVDMVGKRGEFAVRGGILDVFPPTAEHPVRVEFWGDEVSEMRMFSVADQRSIPEIDVDTVVAVACRELLLTDGVRARAAELSRQQPPAEHGVTGGVGDMLAKLAEGIPVDGMEALLSVLSPDHVTLLTDQLAEGTPVLVCDPEKVRTRAADLIKTGREFLDASWSVAAVGGDSPIDVEQLGGSGFRELDEVHDAARAAGHPWWTLSQLSDESAIELDIRAAPSARGRQRDIDEVFAMLRAHVATGGAAAVVAPGAGTAHRVVEQLAESDTPATMLDPGAEPTPGVVGVLKGPLHDGVVFPDGGLVVVTETDLTGNRMTVTDGKRLAAKRRNTVDPLALTAGDLVVHDQHGIGRFVEMTERTVGGARREYLVLEYASSKRGGGSDKLYVPMDSLDQLSRYVGGQAPSLSKLGGSDWTNTKTKARKAVREIAGELVALYAKRQATAGHAFGPDTPWQAEMEDAFGFTETVDQLTAITEVKSDMEKPVPMDRVICGDVGYGKTEIAVRAAFKAVQDGKQVAVLVPTTLLADQHLQTFTARMAGFPVRVKGLSRFTEPAESRAVIDGLAEGTVDIVIGTHRLLQTGVRWKDLGLVVVDEEQRFGVEHKEHIKSLRTHVDVLTMSATPIPRTLEMSLAGIREMSTILTPPEERYPVLTYVGGQDDKQVAAALRRELMRDGQAFYVHNRVSSIDSAAARVRDLVPEAKVAVAHGQMPEELLETTVEGFWNREFDILVCTTIVETGLDISNANTLIVERADTFGLSQLHQLRGRVGRSRERGYAYFLYPPQNPLTETAYDRLATIAQNNDLGAGMAVAMKDLEIRGAGNVLGAEQSGHVAGVGFDLYVRLVGEAVEAYRAAADGQTVVGTEEPKDVRIDLPVDAHLPPDYIASDRLRLEGYRRLAAAADDAEVDAVIEELTDRYGALPETAELLVAVARLRLVCRAAGITEVSTASAATLRVSPLVLPDSAQVRLARRYPGARYRATTSTVQVPIPRAGGVGAPRIRDLELIQFVGQLVAALVGKPEQSTS